A genomic window from Ascaphus truei isolate aAscTru1 chromosome 1, aAscTru1.hap1, whole genome shotgun sequence includes:
- the LOC142501399 gene encoding uncharacterized protein LOC142501399, producing MWDTIVIGVNACGNSVRDKYHCRKRFDDIRSKLKKKIQDQRVHATGTGGGPTPQRLILTPLEELLRPKLLTVVVEGLAGDRDIGIYPSQFPAVAPGGHVSPEMEQVSSPGSASSTLLEEHHGDEDDEYDEDDATEETEIQSCDHEEVPIETVVPPNRPSTSTYDAIVASEGKIVDAENRRHSDMMTVLERMIGLQEETVSQLAHLHRVFIEVPKQLQKINTSFEALVVQQTQANYWRMTNVPQFNTSQPGSVHAGQFSPHSSDIHSPGPNVTGQVADIAVQVPDDILPLPSVQIQQQTPTKEATKTKQDTHETDQPSLVQCLPTCSHVSLGTSPVREQSLPKSPVGESLPKSPVAL from the exons atgtgggacacaatagtcattggtgtcaatgcctgtgggaatagtgtcagggacaagtatcattgtcggaaaagatttgatgatattaggtccaaattgaaaaagaaaatacaagaccaacgcgtgcatgctactggcactggaggtgggcccacaccacaacgtctcatattgactccattggaggagctgcttcggccaaaattacttaccgtcgtcgtggaaggcttggctggtgaccgtgacattggaatttatccgtcacaatttccagcag ttgcccctggaggacatgtgtcacctgagatggaacaagtgtcttcacctgggtcagccagctcaacactactagaag aacatcatggtgatgaggatgatgagtatgatgaggatgacgccacagaagagactgaaatacaatcatgtgaccatgaagaggtgccaatagaaactgttgtaccgccaaatcgtccatcaacttccacatacgatgcaattgtagcttcagagggaaaaatagtggacgcagaaaatcgtcgccattcagacatgatgacagtgctggaaaggatgattggactgcaggaagaaacagtatcacaattggcacatctccacagagtcttcattgaagtgcctaaacagttgcaaaaaatcaacacctcattcgaagcattagttgttcagcaaacacaagctaattactggagaatgactaatgtaccacaattcaacacctcccagccaggatctgttcatgcaggtcagttttcaccacattcatctgatattcattcaccaggcccaaatgttaccggtcaagtagcagacattgctgtgcaggttcctgatgacatcctaccgctgccatctgtacaaattcagcagcagacacctacaaaggaggcgacaaaaacaaaacaagacacacatgaaacagaccaaccatcacttgtgcagtgtctaccaacttgctcacatgtgtcactgggcacaagccctgtccgtgaacagtcactacccaaaagccctgtaggtgagtcgctgcccaaaagccctgtag ccctgtag